In Dermacentor silvarum isolate Dsil-2018 chromosome 2, BIME_Dsil_1.4, whole genome shotgun sequence, the following proteins share a genomic window:
- the LOC119440813 gene encoding protein piccolo, producing MGDFLGGMAELRPGPPHARSRALDLLLKEAARMFNPHQGNHEGTPKRLSPTSFKGAARKARGARRVARRAPKKAELESPAEDDDAVSSSPSSPTSSASASSATGCTDSDTASYLRSPTDSPIHADDTATSSPAAFTLSPESESDATSSDDAAVDKEQPSTTEGEPRSTGLPQRHDTRPPSSPPAPHVLPSVGHEQSDSTDSEKPAAAVDGQASAETERAKSSPPAPASSPSEPSKEERERVHLPPHGHAAPAPTSLAQEISPSQAAPVTPQPPLASPALVSDDSPGGSGPQESRDTHENEASSPRAPSLPEPRLSPLSGVASQEKKKKKKGKNKGTLRNREQPIASADDLADHPKPSEPPACGGVQGDHPTGPRREKRLRFVPFVAPLQPHVTDDDLPPREYTVLYRPVARRSHFLAASGDAIAAFLSGVPGAHRVRPNLRRNVVAVDTLPGEDLTALLEVRVICDVRVRAKALILNTCTGTLFDVDPTFDGATIFEGLESSVPVVAIARSGDVVTLRFAGDVVPEEVLLFRRRRAVRPRLPRPLQCGRCGLFGHATVTCSRDPRCLQCAGGHPTNSCTVDRRRCLHCGGPHAATEPRCPQWQLERRVAATLASSKPRITRKQALELARSSGTAVIDSSKQRPAGQRATESRPLSSRRQPGLSYSAALTGGTQADSSISGGVGEPPVTDNNPVQPPGATAPDTSVLVLTALASALRSLLELAPADSPARHMCVAALAMHDALVQHG from the coding sequence ATGGGTGACTTCCTTGGGGGGATGGCCGAGCTCCGGCCTGGCCCCCCACATGCCCGCTCGCGCGCCCTGGACCTCCTGCTGAAGGAGGCAGCGCGGATGTTCAACCCCCACCAGGGCAACCACGAGGGGACCCCGAAGCGGCTTTCGCCCACCTCCTTCAAGGGCGCCGCCAGGAAAGCCCGTGGTGCTCGCAGGGTAGCGAGACGCGCGCCAAAAAAGGCCGAGCTCGAAAGCCCCGCCGAAGATGACGACGCCGTTTCCTCGTCGCCGTCATCACCCACTAGCTCTGCGAGCGCTTCCTCAGCGACTGGCTGTACCGACTCGGACACAGCCTCATACCTCAGGTCTCCTACCGACTCGCCTATCCATGCGGACGACACCGCGACAAGTTCACCGGCGGCTTTCACCCTGTCCCCCGAGAGCGAGAGCGACGCCACATCGTCTGATGATGCTGCTGTCGACAAGGAGCAGCCATCCACCACCGAAGGGGAACCACGTTCCACCGGTCTCCCCCAACGCCATGACACCCGCCCGCCTTCGTCTCCCCCTGCCCCCCACGTGTTACCAAGCGTCGGCCATGAGCAGAGTGACTCCACCGATTCGGAGAAGcccgcggccgctgtcgacggGCAGGCAAGCGCGGAGACGGAGCGGGCAAAAAGCAGCCCGCCAGCCCCGGCATCTTCCCCCTCGGAGCCGTCCaaggaggagagagaaagagttcATCTCCCTCCCCACGGCCATGCCGCGCCCGCGCCGACCTCCCTCGCGCAGGAGATCTCCCCCTCGCAAGCCGCCCCCGTCACCCCCCAGCCGCCGCTCGCTTCTCCGGCTCTGGTATCAGACGACAGCCCCGGGGGCAGCGGCCCGCAGGAGAGCAGGGATACGCATGAGAACGAGGCCTCCTCTCCACGCGCCCCCTCTCTCCCCGAGCCTCGCCTCTCCCCTCTCAGCGGCGTGGCcagccaggagaaaaagaagaaaaagaagggaaagaaCAAGGGCACCCTTCGCAATCGAGAGCAGCCCATCGCATCTGCCGATGATTTGGCGGACCACCCGAAGCCCTCCGAACCTCCTGCCTGTGGCGGGGTACAGGGCGACCACCCTACAGGGCCGAGAAGGGAAAAGCGGCTACGTTTTGTCCCTTTCGTGGCCCCTCTCCAACCGCACGTCACTGATGACGACCTCCCGCCCCGCGAGTACACAGTACTCTACAGACCAGTGGCCCGGAGGTCGCACTTCCTGGCGGCATCGGGTGACGCCATTGCGGCGTTCCTGTCCGGAGTTCCTGGTGCGCATCGGGTCCGCCCTAACCTTCGGAGGAACGTCGTGGCCGTCGACACGCTCCCGGGCGAGGACCTAACGGCTCTGCTAGAGGTCCGCGTCATATGTGATGTGCGCGTGAGGGCAAAAGCCCTCATATTGAACACGTGCACAGGCACACTGTTTGACGTGGACCCCACCTTCGATGGGGCTACCATCTTCGAGGGCCTCGAGTCTTCGGTGCCGGTGGTCGCCATCGCCAGGAGCGGTGACGTCGTTACGCTGCGGTTTGCCGGCGACGTCGTCCCCGAGGAGGTCCTGCTGTTTCGACGGCGGCGCGCCGTGCGACCACGCCTGCcgcgcccgcttcagtgcggccgTTGCGGCCTCTTCGGCCACGCGACGGTGACGTGTTCGCGCGACCCTCGCTGCCTGCAGTGCGCCGGCGGACATCCAACGAACTCCTGCACGGTGGACAGGCGTCGCTGTCTTCACTGCGGGGGCCCGCACGCCGCCACGGAACCGCGCTGTCCCCAGTGGCAGCTTGAGAGGAGGGTCGCTGCCACTCTCGCGAGCTCCAAGCCGCGCATCACGCGTAAACAAGCGCTGGAGCTCGCGCGGAGCAGCGGCACAGCAGTGATTGATTCCTCCAAGCAACGACCCGCCGGCCAGCGGGCCACGGAGTCAAGGCCACTTTCATCGCGCCGGCAGCCGGGGCTCTCCTACTCTGCGGCCCTCACCGGCGGCACACAAGCGGACAGCAGCATCAGCGGCGGCGTGGGTGAACCGCCCGTCACCGACAACAACCCGGTGCAGCCCCCCGGAGCGACGGCGCCGGATACAAGCgtgctcgtgctgacggcgcttGCCTCGGCACTTCGTTCCCTCCTCGAGCTGGCCCCCGCCGACTCGCCAGCGCGTCACATGTGTGTGGCGGCATTGGCAATGCATGACGCCCTGGTTCAGCATGGCTAG